One segment of Carya illinoinensis cultivar Pawnee chromosome 13, C.illinoinensisPawnee_v1, whole genome shotgun sequence DNA contains the following:
- the LOC122290719 gene encoding aluminum-activated malate transporter 2-like — MTSEIQQNELVPVSGWGRLKALPGRLGTKIVEAAMKIKKLGQDDPRRIIHSLKVGLAITLVSLIYYVESLYEGFGGSAMWAILTVIVVLEFSVGATLGRGLNRGLATFIAGALGFGAHYLASRSGDKVEPMLLGLFVFLIAGLVTFIRFFPQMKARYDYGLLIFMLTFCLVSISGYRDEDLLDVAHRRVSTILIGSFTSVFVCICICPVWAGDDLHNLVASNIENLGSFLQGFGIEYFKISGEFGESKTAVMQRYKTVLNSKQSEESLANFARWEPGHGQFRFSHPWKQYLKIGSLTRQCAYRIDALNGYLNSEIRTPPEFLSKIQATCTMMSMESGKALTELASVIKTMTPPSSAKPHIAKSENAAKGLKSLLQAGLCKDIDLLEVLPAATVASLLVDVVSSTEKITESINELATLARYESIEHIIVDEKEAAESLHLQPIAPCSNTSGEHHVITIDQPSRHLP; from the exons ATGACTTCTGAAATTCAACAAAATGAATTAGTTCCCGTTAGTGGTTGGGGGAGGTTGAAGGCCTTGCCTGGAAGGTTAGGCACCAAGATAGTCGAAGCTGCGATGAAGATAAAGAAACTAGGACAAGATGATCCGAGAAGGATTATTCATTCCCTGAAAGTTGGACTAGCTATCACGTTGGTCTCGTTGATCTACTACGTTGAATCTCTTTATGAAGGTTTTGGCGGCTCTGCAATGTGGGCAATTTTGACCGTTATTGTGGTCTTGGAATTCTCCGTCG GAGCAACACTTGGAAGAGGTTTAAACAGAGGATTGGCGACATTCATAGCTGGGGCTCTTGGATTCGGTGCCCATTACCTTGCAAGTCGTTCTGGGGACAAAGTTGAGCCCATGCTCCTTGGGCTCTTTGTCTTCCTAATTG CTGGGCTGGTGACATTCATACGGTTTTTCCCTCAAATGAAGGCGAGATATGACTATGGGCTTCTAATATTTATGCTGACATTTTGTTTGGTATCAATATCCGGCTATCGAGATGAAGACCTGTTAGATGTGGCACATAGAAGAGTGTCTACAATCCTAATTGGTAGCTTCACATCAGTATTTGTTTGCATTTGCATTTGCCCTGTTTGGGCTGGTGATGATCTTCACAATCTGGTTGCCTCTAACATCGAAAATCTCGGGAGCTTCTTGCAAG GTTTTGGGATCGAGTACTTCAAAATATCAGGGGAGTTTGGAGAGTCTAAGACAGCAGTCATGCAAAGATATAAGACTGTTCTTAACTCAAAACAAAGCGAAGAAAGCTTG GCTAATTTTGCTAGATGGGAACCTGGTCATGGTCAGTTTAGGTTCTCCCATCCATGGAAACAATACCTGAAGATAGGAAGCCTAACTCGCCAATGTGCTTATCGGATTGATGCTCTTAATGGCTATCTAAACTCTGAGATACGG ACACCACCAGAATTCCTCAGCAAAATTCAAGCGACATGCACGATGATGAGCATGGAATCAGGCAAGGCATTGACGGAGTTAGCATCTGTAATCAAGACAATGACACCACCATCGTCTGCCAAACCCCACATTGCAAAATCAGAAAATGCAGCCAAAGGCCTCAAATCCTTGCTGCAAGCAGGCTTGTGCAAAGATATCGACCTTCTTGAGGTTTTGCCAGCAGCAACCGTGGCATCACTGCTAGTTGATGTGGTTTCTTCCACGGAGAAAATCACGGAGTCGATTAATGAGCTTGCTACTCTTGCACGTTACGAAAGTATCGAGCATATTATTGTGGACGAAAAGGAAGCAGCTGAGTCACTTCACCTACAACCAATCGCGCCATGTTCGAACACCAGTGGAGAACATCATGTTATCACAATCGATCAGCCGTCTAGACATCTACCGTAA